Proteins from one Mycobacterium sp. EPa45 genomic window:
- a CDS encoding isomerase, whose translation MTYKIDPEVLQRVVNEAVGSGLAADELISRTIELLAAAYPNLIDSTPGRWVASTAGGILGKVRFLYFSPREYVVIFGTPTGTQGFSGRYRRVDIDKFLLAGQIDSYDVESDDTGHLTLHPGDRGRMERGHARGLTIHPGSYHVEYGRGFVAQTLPFAMVDTLLVSLEFASVRRSAVEFAALFRKRRRA comes from the coding sequence GTGACGTACAAGATCGACCCCGAGGTGCTGCAGCGGGTCGTCAACGAGGCCGTCGGTTCTGGGCTCGCCGCGGACGAACTCATCAGCCGCACCATCGAGCTGCTGGCCGCGGCCTACCCCAACCTCATCGACTCGACTCCGGGACGCTGGGTGGCCAGCACCGCGGGCGGCATCCTCGGTAAGGTCCGATTTCTGTACTTCAGTCCGCGCGAGTACGTGGTCATCTTCGGCACCCCGACGGGAACGCAAGGATTTTCGGGCCGCTATCGGCGCGTCGACATCGACAAGTTCCTGCTTGCCGGCCAGATCGACTCCTACGACGTCGAATCCGACGATACCGGCCACCTGACGCTACATCCCGGCGACCGCGGCCGGATGGAGCGGGGACATGCGCGGGGCCTGACGATCCACCCTGGCTCGTACCACGTCGAGTACGGCCGCGGATTCGTCGCGCAGACCCTCCCCTTCGCCATGGTGGACACCCTGCTAGTGTCGCTCGAATTCGCCTCGGTTCGCCGATCTGCGGTCGAATTCGCCGCGCTGTTCCGCAAGCGCCGCCGGGCATGA
- a CDS encoding LLM class flavin-dependent oxidoreductase, which yields MFTVRFDMRSQSEGVGTSELYAAACEMSAWAETRGCVAAVLCEHHCADDGYLPSPLLLASAIAACTNTLLLNLTIILPFYDPARLAEDIAVLDHISAGRATYIFGIGYRQEEYDHFGLSLTERGRLADKKLGVLRRLLNGEVVEHDGRRMITTPQPRTPGGPMLMWGGASLAAARRAGRNGLGLLANGVVPGMLDAYEKASRDNGFEPGFVMLPERDTITNCFVADDVDQAWDEIGLYLLHDALSYSEWNPDNKVSANITTAKTVDELRATSRTHVILSTDEAKRRVADGEVFNVSPLCGGIPPDIAWPYLERLAALG from the coding sequence ATGTTCACCGTTCGCTTCGACATGCGCTCACAGTCGGAGGGCGTCGGCACCTCGGAGCTGTACGCCGCCGCGTGCGAGATGTCAGCGTGGGCCGAGACCCGCGGTTGCGTGGCTGCGGTGCTGTGTGAACATCATTGTGCCGACGATGGTTATCTGCCCTCGCCGCTGCTGCTTGCGTCGGCGATCGCGGCCTGCACGAATACTCTGCTGTTGAACCTGACCATCATCCTGCCGTTCTACGATCCGGCGCGGCTGGCCGAGGACATCGCCGTGCTCGACCACATCAGCGCCGGGCGAGCGACCTATATCTTCGGAATCGGTTACCGCCAGGAGGAATACGATCACTTCGGGCTGTCGCTGACCGAGCGCGGCCGGCTCGCTGACAAGAAGCTCGGCGTGCTGCGCCGTCTGCTGAACGGTGAGGTCGTAGAACACGACGGCCGACGAATGATCACCACACCGCAACCTCGCACACCGGGCGGGCCGATGCTGATGTGGGGCGGCGCCAGCCTGGCCGCCGCCCGGCGGGCCGGGCGAAACGGACTCGGGCTGCTCGCGAATGGTGTCGTACCTGGCATGCTCGATGCGTACGAGAAGGCCAGCCGTGACAACGGATTCGAACCAGGCTTTGTCATGCTTCCCGAACGCGACACGATCACGAACTGCTTCGTCGCCGACGACGTCGACCAGGCGTGGGACGAGATCGGACTTTACCTGCTCCACGACGCACTGTCCTATTCGGAGTGGAACCCCGACAATAAGGTGTCGGCGAACATCACGACCGCCAAGACCGTCGACGAGCTGCGGGCGACGTCACGCACCCATGTCATCCTGTCGACCGACGAGGCGAAGCGCAGAGTGGCCGACGGCGAGGTCTTCAATGTGTCCCCGCTGTGCGGCGGAATCCCGCCCGACATCGCCTGGCCCTACTTGGAGCGCCTCGCCGCACTCGGATAG
- a CDS encoding enoyl-CoA hydratase/isomerase family protein, which produces MDYASVPGLRAEQRRATLALTFDRADRRNAVNDTMLDAMIGHLAAAGTDESVRVVRIDAAGPDFCAGSDLIANNAKSERKPRVGSTQRRLPNKANRLIPLMLETQVPIVAVVRGWAAGLGFHLAMAADFCVVAEDARFWEPFMARGFTPDSGASWLLPRLIGMVRTRQLLMLGDEIPGLTAAEWGIVHSAHPDGELDAAADALIDKLAAAPTVALGLTKWLLHSGNGLDLDRHLQNEAMALELSSRSEDFKEGLAAFRDKRDAEFTGR; this is translated from the coding sequence ATGGATTACGCGAGTGTGCCAGGGCTGCGAGCCGAGCAGCGGCGTGCAACGCTGGCCCTGACCTTCGACCGGGCCGACCGCCGCAACGCGGTGAACGACACCATGCTCGACGCGATGATCGGTCATCTCGCGGCAGCCGGCACCGACGAGTCGGTACGCGTGGTCCGCATCGACGCCGCAGGCCCGGACTTTTGTGCGGGTTCCGATCTGATCGCCAACAACGCGAAATCGGAACGCAAACCGCGCGTTGGCAGTACGCAACGCCGGCTGCCCAACAAAGCCAACCGCCTGATCCCGCTGATGCTCGAAACACAGGTACCCATCGTCGCCGTGGTGCGTGGCTGGGCAGCCGGACTCGGATTTCACCTCGCCATGGCTGCCGACTTCTGCGTCGTCGCCGAGGACGCTCGATTTTGGGAACCGTTCATGGCGCGGGGATTCACTCCGGACAGCGGGGCGTCCTGGCTGCTCCCCCGTCTGATCGGCATGGTGCGCACCCGACAGCTGTTGATGCTCGGCGACGAGATCCCGGGCCTGACCGCGGCGGAGTGGGGCATTGTGCATTCCGCTCATCCAGACGGTGAACTCGACGCGGCGGCTGACGCCCTCATCGACAAGCTTGCCGCGGCCCCAACCGTTGCTCTCGGCCTCACCAAATGGTTGCTGCACAGCGGTAACGGCCTCGACCTCGACCGACATCTACAAAACGAGGCCATGGCCCTCGAACTATCCAGTCGCAGCGAGGATTTCAAAGAGGGCCTGGCGGCGTTCCGGGACAAGCGGGACGCGGAGTTCACCGGCCGATGA
- a CDS encoding acyl-CoA dehydrogenase family protein has protein sequence MTRLPIDASTSAADAVSAVQQWVVAEVPETWRVAAEDGPRALRAARTAVDYEQWYPTFANSGLVVPTWLPEHGGLGIGNDVARAVETVLAPLRLRRLNPLGLNNAAAALFSHGTDEQRLRFLPPIVRNEEKWCQLFSEPGAGSDLASLATKAVRDGSDSDADWVITGQKVWTTWADEADFAILLARTDPEQPKHKGITYFLLDMHQPGVEVRPLRQITGEAEFNEVFLDGARVPDAHRVGERGDGWRVSASTLSSERQMVSGSGSGGMGRLGGFSAERLITLAQERGRWGDPVIRNKVMRLWAQEQIRGWTNARVRAALSAGQSPGAASSIGKVHQATLNQQIQDLMVDLLGTDAVAWTPPPAGDDLLPPEVQGWMRSLANSTEGGTTDINKNILGERVLGLPKEPDPWKGKPWKDIPRS, from the coding sequence ATGACACGCTTACCGATCGATGCGTCCACCAGCGCCGCCGACGCCGTCTCAGCGGTGCAGCAATGGGTGGTCGCCGAAGTGCCTGAAACCTGGCGAGTCGCTGCCGAAGACGGACCGAGGGCACTGCGCGCCGCACGCACCGCCGTCGATTACGAGCAGTGGTATCCGACGTTCGCCAACTCCGGGCTCGTCGTCCCCACCTGGCTGCCCGAACACGGCGGTCTCGGCATCGGCAACGACGTCGCGCGCGCCGTCGAAACCGTACTCGCACCGCTTCGGTTGCGCCGGTTGAATCCGTTGGGTCTCAACAACGCCGCGGCGGCACTGTTCAGCCACGGCACCGACGAGCAGCGGCTGCGGTTCCTGCCGCCGATCGTGCGCAACGAGGAGAAATGGTGCCAGCTGTTCAGCGAGCCCGGCGCCGGGTCTGACCTCGCCTCACTGGCCACCAAGGCGGTGCGTGACGGTTCGGACAGCGACGCGGATTGGGTGATCACCGGCCAGAAGGTGTGGACAACGTGGGCCGACGAGGCCGACTTCGCGATCCTGTTGGCCCGCACCGACCCGGAACAGCCCAAGCACAAGGGCATCACCTACTTCTTGCTCGATATGCACCAGCCCGGTGTCGAGGTGCGCCCCTTGAGACAGATCACCGGCGAGGCCGAGTTCAACGAGGTGTTCCTCGACGGCGCGCGGGTCCCCGACGCCCACCGTGTCGGCGAACGTGGCGACGGCTGGCGCGTCAGTGCCTCGACGCTGTCCAGCGAGCGCCAGATGGTTTCCGGTTCCGGCTCCGGCGGCATGGGCCGGCTCGGGGGGTTCAGCGCCGAGCGGTTGATCACGCTGGCGCAGGAGCGCGGCCGGTGGGGCGACCCGGTCATCCGCAATAAGGTCATGCGGCTGTGGGCGCAGGAGCAGATCCGCGGTTGGACCAACGCCCGCGTGCGGGCGGCGCTGTCGGCGGGGCAGTCTCCCGGCGCGGCCTCGTCCATCGGGAAGGTGCACCAAGCGACCCTCAACCAGCAGATTCAGGACCTCATGGTCGACCTCTTGGGCACCGATGCCGTCGCCTGGACACCACCCCCGGCGGGCGACGACCTGTTGCCACCGGAGGTGCAGGGATGGATGCGCAGTCTTGCCAACAGCACCGAGGGTGGCACCACAGACATCAACAAGAACATCCTCGGTGAGCGTGTTCTCGGTCTGCCCAAGGAGCCGGACCCGTGGAAAGGCAAGCCCTGGAAGGACATTCCGCGGTCGTGA
- a CDS encoding SDR family NAD(P)-dependent oxidoreductase, producing MLDDHTVLVTGSGAGVGLGIARALAADGAHVIVATRNENGAAAAEEIRARGHLATWVRCDVTDEESVRTAVAEAVAATGGLDAVVHNATSNASSQPHQLAEVDQELFEEHSSVSLIGAFNCAKTAFDALRVRGGTILVMTSPAGIEGSATLPMYATMKGALRGFAKSLAREWAPHRITVNVISPLAYSPAMTAAIEAEPAMEARLARRIPLGRIGDPEGDIGSAVGFLVGPRARFITGQTLGVDGGHFTSL from the coding sequence ATGCTCGATGACCACACAGTGTTGGTGACCGGATCGGGAGCAGGCGTCGGCCTCGGCATCGCCCGCGCACTGGCAGCCGACGGCGCGCATGTGATCGTCGCGACCAGGAATGAGAACGGTGCCGCGGCAGCGGAGGAGATCCGCGCACGCGGCCACTTGGCAACCTGGGTGCGGTGCGATGTCACCGACGAGGAGTCGGTGCGCACCGCGGTCGCCGAGGCGGTTGCGGCAACTGGCGGCCTCGATGCCGTTGTCCACAACGCCACCAGCAATGCGTCTAGCCAACCTCATCAGCTCGCCGAGGTTGACCAAGAGCTCTTCGAGGAACACTCTTCGGTGTCTCTGATCGGCGCCTTCAACTGTGCCAAAACAGCTTTCGATGCATTGCGGGTGCGCGGCGGGACAATCCTCGTAATGACCTCTCCCGCGGGCATCGAGGGCAGCGCGACGCTACCCATGTACGCGACGATGAAAGGCGCGCTGCGTGGTTTCGCGAAGAGCCTGGCTCGCGAATGGGCGCCGCATCGCATCACCGTCAACGTCATCTCGCCGCTGGCCTACTCCCCCGCCATGACAGCCGCGATCGAGGCCGAACCCGCCATGGAAGCGCGCCTGGCACGCCGCATCCCGCTCGGCCGCATCGGTGACCCGGAGGGCGATATCGGTTCTGCCGTTGGCTTTCTCGTCGGGCCGAGGGCGCGTTTCATCACCGGGCAGACGCTGGGCGTCGACGGCGGGCACTTCACCAGCCTCTAG
- a CDS encoding LLM class F420-dependent oxidoreductase, producing the protein MELGLVLPHSGPMASPTFIRDFATVAEEHRFDGLWAVDHLVLPRRVDSPYVLGRAPVTVADGWLADHLAPNFEMMTTLAWVAAQTSTIRLGTSVAVLPIRNPIANARQLASLDVLSGGRLTYGVGIGWMREEADAMGLPWHRRAARSEEHVAVLRAFWEGDEPFVEFHGEFVDFDEMDRRPQPVRRTIPILVGGHSPAAQRRAVRIGDGWIAAPMPPQRLVELIARLRRIASEEGRSLEEFRIVAGAAVGDVATVTSFVQPYREAGVDHLQLVLPDADPSETIDLIAAIASTVRGENTTSRNTIM; encoded by the coding sequence ATGGAACTCGGGCTTGTCCTACCGCACTCCGGACCGATGGCGTCACCGACATTCATTCGCGACTTCGCGACAGTGGCTGAGGAGCACCGGTTCGACGGCCTCTGGGCAGTCGACCATCTGGTGCTGCCGCGGCGGGTCGATTCCCCCTACGTCCTGGGCCGCGCACCGGTGACGGTGGCCGATGGCTGGCTGGCCGATCACCTCGCACCGAACTTCGAGATGATGACCACGCTAGCGTGGGTGGCAGCCCAGACCAGCACGATCCGTCTGGGTACGTCCGTGGCCGTGCTACCCATCCGCAACCCGATCGCCAATGCCCGCCAACTCGCCAGCCTGGACGTGCTGTCGGGCGGACGCCTGACGTACGGCGTCGGTATCGGCTGGATGCGCGAGGAGGCCGACGCCATGGGGCTGCCGTGGCACCGGCGCGCGGCCCGCAGCGAGGAACACGTCGCTGTTCTGCGTGCTTTCTGGGAGGGCGACGAGCCTTTTGTCGAGTTTCACGGCGAGTTCGTCGACTTCGACGAGATGGACCGCCGCCCCCAACCGGTCCGCCGGACCATTCCGATCCTGGTGGGCGGTCACTCGCCGGCGGCTCAGCGCCGCGCCGTGCGGATTGGAGACGGCTGGATCGCCGCACCGATGCCTCCGCAGCGCCTCGTCGAGCTGATAGCTCGGCTTCGGCGGATCGCCTCGGAAGAGGGCCGGTCACTGGAAGAATTCCGCATTGTCGCGGGCGCCGCCGTCGGTGACGTGGCTACGGTCACCAGTTTCGTGCAGCCGTACCGTGAGGCCGGGGTCGATCACCTGCAACTCGTTCTGCCCGACGCCGACCCGTCGGAAACCATCGACCTCATCGCCGCTATCGCTTCGACTGTCCGGGGTGAGAATACAACTTCTCGTAATACGATAATGTAG
- a CDS encoding enoyl-CoA hydratase/isomerase family protein, protein MTYRRLIVERRGPVGWLINNRPDRLNAYDAVMREEFARAWAELDADPQVRVIVHTGNGRAFQVGADVEDLDGEAVQQFQETMRTLDLKLTGWHCKVGKPIITAVNGVCAGGGLHWVADADVVIASSDATFVDPHVSIGQVSALETIALMRKMPAEAVLRMALVGSYERLTAQRAYQLGMISQVVDPPEQLRDAAQELAEKIARNSPVAMRATKRALWGALEYGLTDACREGAKHLTSVWGHPDQDEGPRAFADKRTPQWAPMETDS, encoded by the coding sequence ATGACGTATCGACGGCTCATCGTTGAACGGCGAGGGCCGGTGGGGTGGCTCATCAACAACCGCCCCGACCGACTCAATGCCTATGACGCGGTCATGCGTGAGGAGTTCGCCAGGGCCTGGGCGGAACTCGACGCAGACCCGCAGGTGCGCGTCATCGTGCACACCGGAAACGGTCGCGCCTTCCAGGTGGGTGCCGACGTCGAAGATCTCGATGGTGAAGCGGTGCAACAGTTTCAGGAGACGATGCGCACCCTGGACCTCAAGCTCACGGGCTGGCACTGCAAGGTCGGCAAGCCGATCATCACCGCGGTGAACGGAGTATGCGCCGGAGGTGGCCTGCACTGGGTGGCCGACGCCGACGTGGTCATCGCCTCATCGGACGCAACCTTCGTGGATCCCCACGTCTCGATCGGGCAGGTGAGCGCGCTGGAGACGATCGCGCTGATGCGCAAGATGCCCGCTGAAGCGGTTCTGCGCATGGCACTGGTGGGTAGCTATGAGCGGCTCACGGCCCAGCGGGCCTACCAACTGGGCATGATCAGCCAAGTGGTCGACCCGCCTGAACAACTCCGTGACGCTGCCCAGGAGCTCGCCGAGAAGATCGCCCGTAATTCCCCTGTCGCCATGCGGGCAACCAAACGCGCGCTCTGGGGCGCCCTCGAATACGGGCTGACCGACGCGTGCAGGGAGGGAGCGAAGCATCTGACCTCGGTTTGGGGCCACCCCGATCAGGACGAGGGTCCCCGGGCCTTCGCCGACAAGCGAACTCCGCAGTGGGCTCCTATGGAGACCGACTCGTGA
- a CDS encoding SDR family oxidoreductase: MTTEVIGAYNGISVRLARHLDAQVVPPDSPISSGTDGVVVVADVADPTLLGDVDSATWRRLVQDPLWRTISTFQRAYAAMRDRGGRIVLIVPTVGVAGAARLVPYLTALEGIRAMAKSAARQWSSQGVLVNTVAVPLGLLAPRLADLDTHLTAPAVDSGDGDALIESIAETTRFLLRRDVGHLVGQTISVDGGSVMLP, translated from the coding sequence ATGACCACCGAAGTCATCGGTGCCTACAACGGGATCTCGGTCCGGCTCGCCCGTCACCTCGACGCTCAGGTCGTGCCACCTGACAGCCCGATTTCCTCAGGCACAGACGGCGTCGTGGTCGTCGCCGACGTAGCCGACCCGACCTTGCTAGGCGACGTCGACAGCGCGACGTGGCGACGACTGGTCCAGGATCCGTTGTGGCGCACCATCTCGACGTTTCAGCGCGCATACGCCGCGATGCGGGATCGAGGTGGCCGCATCGTGCTCATCGTGCCGACTGTCGGTGTGGCGGGCGCAGCGCGTCTGGTGCCCTACCTCACGGCACTCGAGGGGATCCGGGCGATGGCGAAGTCTGCGGCTCGGCAGTGGTCAAGTCAAGGCGTGCTGGTGAACACGGTGGCCGTGCCGCTCGGGCTGCTGGCGCCCCGGCTGGCCGACCTGGACACCCATCTGACTGCGCCCGCTGTCGACAGTGGCGACGGCGACGCCCTCATCGAGAGTATCGCCGAAACGACGAGATTCTTGCTGCGGCGCGACGTCGGCCACCTGGTCGGCCAGACGATTTCGGTGGATGGCGGGTCGGTGATGCTTCCGTGA
- a CDS encoding enoyl-CoA hydratase/isomerase family protein, with translation MSEYERLIVEKSDGIGWLILNRPEAGNAFDALMLDELEHAWADLDADPAVRVIVNTANGRSFCTGMDVVQVARDKSAMRKHSRRTRDAELKISSWHCAVAKPVIAAVNGVCAGGGLHLVADADIVIAAQSASFVDPHVSVGQAVAYEAITLLRKSPMEQILRMTLSGRGERISAQRAYELGIVSEVVSGDALKSAAAVLAAAVAANSPTALRATKKALWRSLEVGLSEAKREAAQEIWRLRNHPDHAEGVRAWKEKRSPNWQSTSTAEVQ, from the coding sequence GTGAGCGAGTATGAACGACTGATTGTCGAGAAGTCCGACGGCATCGGCTGGTTGATCCTGAACCGGCCGGAAGCCGGTAACGCGTTCGACGCGCTCATGCTCGACGAGCTCGAACACGCCTGGGCCGATCTCGACGCCGACCCGGCGGTCCGCGTGATCGTGAACACCGCCAACGGGCGATCGTTTTGCACGGGAATGGACGTCGTCCAGGTCGCCCGCGACAAGAGCGCGATGCGCAAGCACTCGCGCCGTACCCGCGACGCCGAGCTCAAGATCTCCTCGTGGCACTGCGCGGTCGCCAAGCCCGTTATCGCCGCGGTCAACGGCGTGTGCGCCGGCGGAGGTTTGCATCTCGTCGCCGATGCCGACATCGTCATCGCAGCGCAGAGCGCGTCCTTCGTGGATCCGCACGTATCGGTGGGCCAGGCCGTCGCCTATGAGGCGATCACCCTGCTCCGCAAATCTCCGATGGAACAAATCCTCCGAATGACCCTGAGCGGCAGGGGCGAGCGGATCTCGGCGCAACGCGCCTACGAGCTCGGGATCGTTTCCGAAGTCGTTTCCGGCGATGCGCTCAAATCGGCGGCGGCGGTGCTCGCTGCCGCGGTCGCGGCAAACTCACCGACCGCCTTGCGAGCCACCAAAAAGGCGCTCTGGCGGTCACTGGAAGTCGGCTTGTCCGAGGCGAAACGCGAAGCTGCTCAGGAGATCTGGCGCCTTCGCAACCACCCCGACCACGCCGAGGGTGTTCGCGCCTGGAAAGAAAAGCGCAGCCCGAATTGGCAATCGACCTCGACTGCGGAGGTGCAATGA
- a CDS encoding amidohydrolase family protein, with protein MYETIDSYTRYLPEKYSEALKFVDVKGRKKLQILGTITETIPNPTYEVIPTPGAWADYFRGINPEGKTLRELAQPIRCPDEFRRPDLRLALMDRQGVDGTVMFPTTAGMLEERTKSDTELTHAVTHAFNRWLLEDWTFNYQDRIFAVPAISLNDPALGVQELEWCLENGAKTVLIRPAPVPREDGTSRSAALPEFDDFWRLVESAGISVQMHNSDSGYERYIDDWEDAAEFNGFALSKLRGFIYEESRNIFDTLAAFIAHGVFERFPGVRIGVVENGGSWAHRLIDVFDRVYRKRPYDFSEHPADVFRRHVWINPFHEEDMSQLVELLGADRVMFGSDFPHPEGLAEPKDFISELANLPQDTAARVMGRNLKDLLGV; from the coding sequence ATGTACGAGACCATTGACTCATACACGCGGTACCTGCCGGAGAAATACTCCGAGGCGTTGAAGTTCGTCGATGTGAAGGGTCGCAAGAAGTTACAGATTCTCGGGACGATCACCGAGACCATCCCGAATCCAACCTACGAGGTCATTCCGACACCGGGCGCGTGGGCCGACTACTTCCGGGGGATCAACCCCGAGGGCAAGACGCTGCGCGAGCTCGCCCAGCCTATCCGTTGCCCCGACGAGTTCCGGCGTCCCGACCTGCGCCTGGCGCTGATGGATCGCCAAGGGGTGGACGGCACCGTCATGTTCCCAACCACGGCCGGCATGCTCGAGGAGCGGACGAAGTCCGATACCGAACTCACCCATGCCGTCACCCATGCGTTCAACCGATGGCTGCTCGAAGACTGGACGTTCAACTACCAGGACCGGATCTTCGCCGTTCCGGCCATATCTCTGAACGATCCCGCACTCGGCGTCCAGGAATTGGAGTGGTGCCTGGAGAACGGTGCCAAAACGGTTCTGATCCGGCCCGCACCGGTGCCACGGGAAGACGGCACATCCCGGTCCGCGGCGCTGCCCGAGTTCGACGACTTCTGGCGGCTTGTCGAATCCGCCGGCATATCCGTCCAGATGCACAATTCGGACTCCGGCTACGAGCGCTACATCGACGACTGGGAAGACGCCGCCGAGTTCAATGGGTTCGCGCTGAGCAAGTTGCGCGGATTCATTTACGAGGAGAGCCGCAACATCTTCGACACCCTCGCCGCGTTCATTGCGCACGGCGTCTTCGAACGGTTCCCCGGTGTGCGCATCGGCGTGGTTGAGAACGGTGGTTCCTGGGCGCATCGCCTGATCGACGTCTTCGACCGCGTGTACCGCAAGCGGCCGTACGACTTCAGCGAGCATCCGGCCGACGTCTTCCGCAGGCACGTCTGGATCAACCCGTTCCATGAAGAGGACATGTCCCAGCTCGTGGAGCTCCTCGGCGCGGATCGCGTGATGTTCGGATCGGATTTCCCGCACCCAGAGGGTCTCGCCGAGCCCAAGGACTTCATCTCCGAGTTGGCGAACCTGCCGCAGGACACCGCGGCCCGGGTCATGGGTCGCAATCTCAAGGATCTGCTGGGAGTCTGA
- a CDS encoding class I adenylate-forming enzyme family protein: protein MSLAQLLDSLPRIAVHTVDADVSSSDLRSSAAHLAEMLTEANVQTGQVVAAMLPNDATTVAALFGTWRAGGVYTPLNPRAADAELVAQLDTLRPVAVITTPELAHRFTTSGLPVIQGADLSWSATPGRPPKDPRHYDADVALLQFTSGTTGAPKPVPLRHATVLDLIDRLLDKLRGNRAAGKRTDRAPMPNLVPLSLSLWAGIYQVLFAFRAGSGVVLMDRFCAPDFAALVAKHQLRSTVLPPAALTMVLHDETVTDLTPLKIVRSITAPLSPVQAGRFRDKFGVLVLNSYGQTELGGEVVGWSAADAREWGGTKLGSVGRPLPGIDVSIAEDEVMVRTPTTAARKIDPAFLDRLTDDGWFHTGDLGWFDDDGFLWLDGRVSDMINRGGLKVFPGTVEDVLLAAEGVREAAVVGIPDERLGEVPWAFVSRTDDAVTEGDLIAWCRERLTPYRIPSRILFVDALPRNDVGKVVKRELLTMAAAGGVS, encoded by the coding sequence GTGAGCCTCGCCCAACTTCTCGACAGTCTGCCGCGGATTGCGGTGCACACCGTGGACGCCGATGTGTCCAGTAGCGACTTGCGTTCCAGCGCGGCGCATCTCGCCGAGATGCTGACTGAGGCGAACGTGCAGACCGGCCAGGTCGTCGCCGCAATGCTCCCGAACGACGCCACCACCGTCGCCGCGCTGTTCGGTACCTGGCGGGCTGGAGGCGTCTATACCCCGCTCAATCCGCGGGCAGCGGACGCCGAGCTTGTCGCCCAGCTCGACACCCTGCGCCCGGTTGCGGTCATCACCACACCAGAACTGGCACATCGCTTCACCACGTCGGGCCTGCCGGTGATCCAGGGTGCGGACCTGTCCTGGAGCGCCACGCCCGGGCGTCCGCCCAAGGATCCGCGGCACTACGACGCCGACGTTGCTCTGCTGCAATTCACCTCGGGGACCACCGGTGCCCCGAAGCCGGTTCCTCTGCGCCACGCCACGGTGCTCGACCTGATCGATCGGCTTCTGGACAAACTTCGCGGCAATAGAGCGGCGGGAAAGCGGACCGACCGGGCGCCGATGCCCAACCTGGTGCCGCTGTCGCTTTCACTGTGGGCAGGCATCTATCAGGTGCTGTTCGCTTTCCGCGCCGGTTCCGGGGTGGTACTCATGGATCGCTTCTGCGCACCCGACTTCGCCGCACTGGTCGCCAAACATCAGTTGCGTTCAACTGTGCTGCCGCCGGCGGCCCTCACGATGGTGTTGCACGACGAGACGGTCACCGACCTGACGCCGCTGAAGATCGTCCGATCGATCACTGCACCGCTCTCCCCGGTGCAGGCCGGTCGCTTTCGCGACAAGTTCGGGGTCCTGGTGCTCAATTCCTACGGACAGACTGAACTCGGTGGCGAAGTGGTGGGCTGGTCTGCGGCGGACGCACGCGAGTGGGGTGGGACCAAGCTCGGTTCGGTCGGCCGGCCGCTGCCGGGCATCGACGTGTCGATCGCCGAGGACGAAGTGATGGTGCGAACACCGACCACGGCGGCACGCAAGATCGATCCCGCGTTCCTGGACCGGTTGACCGATGACGGCTGGTTCCACACGGGCGACCTGGGCTGGTTCGACGATGATGGCTTCCTGTGGCTGGACGGCAGAGTGTCCGACATGATCAACCGCGGTGGCCTCAAGGTCTTCCCGGGCACGGTCGAGGACGTCCTGTTGGCCGCAGAGGGAGTTCGCGAAGCCGCGGTCGTCGGCATCCCCGACGAGCGTCTCGGTGAAGTCCCGTGGGCGTTCGTCTCCCGTACCGACGACGCGGTCACAGAAGGTGATCTCATCGCATGGTGCCGGGAACGTTTGACTCCCTATCGAATCCCGTCCCGGATCCTTTTCGTGGACGCCCTGCCGCGCAACGATGTCGGCAAAGTGGTCAAGCGCGAGCTGCTGACCATGGCAGCCGCGGGAGGAGTGTCGTGA